A region of Jatrophihabitans sp. DNA encodes the following proteins:
- a CDS encoding family 3 encapsulin nanocompartment shell protein, translating into MTTPDASTTITGDAADSRGTPGQQFVAALAQAGGSGDLTVAIDAHLPGAFPLFASRPRYPVRHLLNTASVDADGPAAYVYEPSAQRREDSGTTYDATPEATFLPELREAELSDLTVSVSLPPTILDRAALLTAFIDRRVLVRTATMENQVLLRGSEDGKVPGLLALPGMRRRSSERSLDEAVTAVAFEVEETGGSCDGIVAHPAVYWEMVRQGLLARLGVAGVVVSRTRMIARNTMLLGDFQAAVTLLLPHVNELSLRRRAGARGEDVIQARTRLGLAVHVPQHLIELTWNGSDS; encoded by the coding sequence ATGACCACGCCGGACGCCAGCACCACCATCACCGGCGATGCGGCGGACAGCCGCGGCACTCCGGGCCAGCAGTTCGTGGCCGCCCTTGCCCAGGCCGGTGGGTCCGGCGATCTCACGGTGGCCATCGACGCCCATCTGCCGGGCGCCTTTCCGCTGTTCGCCTCGCGCCCTCGATACCCGGTGCGGCACCTGCTCAACACCGCCTCGGTGGACGCCGACGGCCCGGCCGCCTATGTCTACGAGCCGTCCGCGCAGCGGCGGGAGGACTCGGGCACGACCTATGACGCGACGCCTGAGGCCACCTTCCTGCCCGAGCTGCGGGAGGCCGAGCTCAGCGACCTCACCGTGTCGGTGTCGCTGCCTCCGACGATCCTGGACCGGGCCGCGCTGCTGACCGCCTTCATCGACCGCCGGGTGCTGGTCAGGACGGCCACGATGGAGAACCAGGTGCTGCTGCGCGGCTCCGAGGACGGCAAGGTCCCCGGCCTGCTCGCCCTGCCCGGGATGCGGCGGCGCAGCAGCGAGCGCAGCCTCGACGAAGCGGTCACCGCGGTGGCCTTCGAGGTGGAGGAGACGGGTGGGTCCTGCGACGGCATCGTCGCCCATCCGGCGGTCTACTGGGAGATGGTGCGGCAGGGCTTGCTGGCCCGGCTGGGCGTCGCCGGCGTCGTGGTGTCCCGAACCCGGATGATCGCGAGAAACACGATGCTGCTGGGCGACTTCCAGGCGGCCGTGACGCTGCTGCTGCCGCACGTCAACGAGCTGTCACTGCGGCGCCGCGCCGGCGCCCGAGGCGAGGACGTCATTCAAGCGCGGACCCGGCTGGGGCTGGCTGTGCACGTGCCGCAGCACCTGATCGAGTTGACCTGGAACGGCTCCGACAGCTGA
- a CDS encoding S66 peptidase family protein, which translates to MAAYASILPPALRPGDTVAVVSLSSGGAAALPHRYATGKRQLAETFGLRVIEAPHATRDSDWLRDNPRARAADLHWALENPEVHGIVSAIGGFHALRMLPYLDLDLIAAHPKVFTGYSDTTINHLAFGKAGVGSFYGMAVLSTAAENGGIAEFSAESFRATVMSGEPVGDLAPAAEWTEELLDWSDPELQSRRRRWVPNYGWLWLQGSEPVQGPIMGGCLEVLAQAMGTEIWPALTDFEGAVLHLEISNERPPQLQVQVWLRQFAALGVLERISALLFSRPEAMSLRETLALYDAIRDELVVAGRPDLPFVANLDYGHSSPMGVLPLGRQLLVDPRQRRLSILEPAVR; encoded by the coding sequence ATGGCCGCCTACGCATCGATCCTGCCGCCCGCGCTGCGGCCTGGCGATACCGTCGCCGTCGTCTCGCTGTCCTCCGGCGGGGCCGCGGCCTTGCCGCACCGCTACGCCACCGGTAAGCGGCAACTGGCCGAGACCTTCGGGTTGCGGGTGATCGAGGCGCCGCACGCCACCCGGGACTCCGACTGGCTGCGCGACAACCCGCGAGCGCGGGCGGCGGACCTGCACTGGGCGCTGGAGAACCCCGAGGTGCACGGCATCGTCTCGGCGATCGGCGGCTTCCACGCGCTCCGGATGCTCCCCTACCTGGATCTCGACCTGATCGCCGCGCATCCGAAGGTGTTCACCGGCTATTCCGACACCACGATCAACCACCTGGCCTTCGGCAAGGCCGGCGTGGGCTCGTTCTACGGCATGGCGGTGCTCAGCACGGCGGCCGAGAACGGCGGGATCGCCGAGTTCAGCGCCGAGTCCTTCCGCGCGACGGTGATGTCAGGAGAACCGGTCGGTGACCTGGCCCCGGCGGCGGAATGGACCGAGGAGCTGCTGGACTGGTCCGACCCCGAGTTGCAGAGCAGGCGGCGGCGCTGGGTGCCCAACTACGGCTGGCTGTGGCTGCAGGGCAGCGAGCCGGTTCAGGGGCCCATCATGGGCGGCTGCCTGGAGGTGCTGGCGCAGGCGATGGGCACCGAGATCTGGCCCGCCCTGACCGACTTCGAGGGCGCGGTGCTGCACCTGGAGATCTCCAACGAGCGGCCGCCACAACTGCAGGTTCAGGTCTGGCTGCGCCAGTTCGCCGCGCTCGGCGTCCTGGAGCGGATCTCGGCCCTGCTGTTCTCCCGGCCCGAGGCGATGTCGCTGCGCGAGACCCTGGCCCTCTACGACGCGATCCGCGACGAACTGGTGGTGGCTGGGCGTCCCGACCTGCCGTTCGTGGCCAACCTGGACTACGGCCACTCATCCCCGATGGGGGTGCTGCCGCTGGGACGGCAACTGCTGGTCGATCCGCGGCAGCGCCGGCTGAGCATCCTCGAGCCGGCGGTGCGCTGA
- a CDS encoding IS1595 family transposase has translation MKQEFSIPSLAARIATEADAYKLMEELRWPGGQPDSCPQCGAGEKFYYLAPRDGGEVRKTRTGADTARRLWKCATCRKKFSVLTGTVFHGSKIPIRTWLFVTLELAASKNGVSAREIERKYNLTPKTAWFMVHRLREGMRRDDTADFLSGVIVADETWIGGDPGNQHARKRVAMGPDRWTTQKTTILSVIDKATGEARSAVVPNVRASTLRKAMEQELAVNLGASTLHTDSATYYKRIAATTKGHESVNHNQGEYVRNGVSTNMAEGFFSQLKRSIDGTHHHVSKEHLPRYLAQFDWLYSNRNATDTERMRTLLGNVGGRRLTYRPLVGNR, from the coding sequence ATGAAACAGGAGTTCTCCATCCCGTCGCTGGCCGCTCGGATCGCCACGGAAGCGGACGCTTACAAGCTGATGGAGGAGCTGCGCTGGCCGGGTGGTCAGCCCGATTCGTGCCCGCAGTGCGGCGCGGGTGAGAAGTTCTACTACCTGGCACCGAGGGACGGTGGCGAGGTCCGTAAGACCCGCACCGGAGCCGACACCGCGCGCCGGTTGTGGAAGTGCGCCACCTGCCGCAAGAAGTTCTCCGTGCTCACCGGCACCGTGTTCCACGGCTCCAAAATCCCGATCAGGACGTGGCTGTTCGTCACCCTGGAACTAGCGGCCAGCAAGAACGGCGTCAGCGCCCGCGAGATTGAGCGCAAGTACAACCTGACCCCTAAGACGGCCTGGTTCATGGTGCACCGACTCCGCGAGGGGATGCGCCGCGACGACACCGCCGACTTCCTGTCCGGTGTCATCGTCGCGGATGAGACGTGGATCGGCGGCGACCCCGGCAACCAGCACGCCCGTAAGCGGGTGGCGATGGGTCCGGACCGTTGGACGACACAGAAGACGACGATCCTGTCGGTGATCGACAAGGCGACCGGCGAAGCACGCTCCGCCGTGGTGCCCAACGTCCGCGCGTCCACCCTCCGCAAGGCGATGGAACAGGAGCTGGCGGTCAACCTCGGCGCGTCCACCCTGCACACCGACTCCGCCACCTACTACAAGCGCATCGCGGCCACCACCAAGGGCCATGAGTCGGTGAACCACAACCAGGGCGAGTACGTCCGGAACGGCGTCAGCACGAACATGGCGGAGGGGTTCTTCTCCCAGCTAAAGCGCTCCATCGACGGCACTCACCATCACGTCAGCAAGGAGCACCTACCGCGCTATCTGGCGCAGTTCGACTGGCTGTACAGCAACCGCAACGCCACCGACACGGAGCGGATGCGGACCCTGCTGGGCAACGTCGGCGGGCGGCGACTGACCTACCGGCCGCTTGTCGGCAACCGCTGA
- a CDS encoding SDR family oxidoreductase, with translation MDLGLTGRVALVAGSSSGLGLAVAKTLAAEGAHVAICGRDIDKLAHAEAEVAALGPGKVISTALDLTDEAAAAAWIEHAAEALDGLDILVTNSGGVPGGPVDDFAVADYRRAIDTSLLPHVSLTLAALPLLRQRGWGRILMIASEVVRQPNPIYGLSSVARLGILGYMKGLVDALGDSGVTVNVLAPGYHRTKMLVDQFGDDVDAGLARVAEDIPLGRIGDPSDFGALAAFYASNQARFITGAVIMADGGNTRGIG, from the coding sequence GTGGATCTCGGGCTGACCGGACGGGTGGCGCTGGTGGCCGGCTCGAGCAGCGGCCTCGGCCTGGCGGTGGCCAAGACGCTTGCCGCCGAGGGAGCGCACGTGGCGATCTGCGGCCGCGACATCGACAAGTTGGCCCACGCCGAGGCCGAGGTGGCCGCGCTCGGACCCGGCAAGGTCATCAGCACGGCCCTGGACCTGACGGACGAGGCAGCCGCGGCCGCCTGGATCGAGCACGCCGCCGAGGCACTGGACGGACTAGACATCCTGGTCACCAACTCCGGCGGTGTTCCGGGTGGGCCGGTCGACGACTTCGCGGTCGCCGACTACCGCAGGGCGATCGACACCAGCCTGTTGCCGCACGTGAGCCTCACCCTGGCGGCGCTGCCGCTGCTCAGGCAGCGCGGTTGGGGCCGCATCCTGATGATCGCCTCCGAAGTGGTGCGCCAGCCCAATCCGATCTATGGCCTGTCCTCGGTGGCCCGGCTGGGGATCCTCGGCTACATGAAGGGGCTGGTGGACGCCCTCGGCGACAGCGGGGTGACCGTCAACGTGCTGGCTCCCGGATATCACCGCACCAAGATGCTGGTCGACCAGTTCGGCGACGATGTCGACGCCGGCCTTGCCCGGGTTGCTGAGGACATCCCGCTCGGACGGATCGGCGACCCGTCCGACTTCGGCGCCCTGGCCGCCTTCTACGCCAGCAACCAGGCACGCTTCATCACCGGCGCGGTGATCATGGCTGACGGCGGCAACACCCGCGGCATCGGCTGA